The Pantoea sp. At-9b genome includes a window with the following:
- a CDS encoding ABC transporter permease translates to MPLLKKIVSTLSSLVLTLFGLSVLTFFIGRVMPTDPVLAAVGDNAPQSVVERVRAEMGLDQPLYIQFGHYLNQLLHGDLGKSILTSNPVTTDIARFFPATMELATAAIIIAALIGIPLGVWAAVRQSSWVDQTIRVVCLAGHSLPVFVLALLSLLVFYAVLGIAPGPGRQDIIWQDMVPQVTGFLTIDSLLAGEYDAFRDALAHMAQPVLILAYFSMAYITRMTRTFMLNALSGEFVITARAKGLSSARVIWRHAFPTVAVQLVTVLALTYAGLLEGAVVTENVFAWPGLGQYLTTSLMNADMNPVVGATLLVGTVYVLLNQLADLLYRLWDPRVK, encoded by the coding sequence ATGCCGTTACTGAAGAAAATCGTCAGCACCCTGAGCAGCCTGGTGCTGACGCTGTTTGGCCTGTCGGTTTTGACCTTTTTCATTGGCCGCGTGATGCCCACCGATCCGGTGTTGGCAGCGGTCGGTGATAACGCGCCCCAGTCCGTGGTGGAGCGCGTGCGTGCGGAGATGGGGCTGGATCAGCCCCTTTACATCCAGTTTGGTCATTACCTCAATCAGCTGTTACATGGCGATCTCGGCAAATCGATTCTGACCTCCAACCCGGTCACCACCGATATCGCCCGTTTCTTCCCGGCCACCATGGAGCTGGCAACGGCGGCGATCATTATCGCCGCGTTGATTGGCATCCCGCTGGGCGTGTGGGCAGCGGTACGCCAAAGCAGCTGGGTGGATCAAACCATTCGCGTGGTGTGCCTGGCAGGCCACTCGCTGCCGGTGTTCGTGCTGGCGTTGCTGAGTCTGCTGGTGTTCTACGCGGTGCTGGGCATTGCCCCGGGGCCGGGACGGCAGGACATCATCTGGCAGGATATGGTGCCGCAGGTGACGGGCTTCCTCACCATCGACTCCCTGCTGGCGGGTGAGTATGACGCTTTCCGTGATGCGCTGGCACATATGGCGCAACCGGTGTTGATCCTCGCCTATTTCAGCATGGCCTACATCACGCGTATGACGCGCACTTTTATGCTCAACGCCCTGAGCGGCGAGTTTGTGATCACCGCGCGCGCCAAGGGTTTATCTTCGGCGCGGGTGATCTGGCGTCACGCCTTCCCCACGGTGGCGGTACAGCTGGTGACGGTGTTGGCACTGACCTACGCCGGGTTGCTGGAGGGTGCCGTCGTGACGGAAAACGTCTTTGCCTGGCCGGGCCTCGGGCAGTACCTCACCACCTCGCTGATGAATGCCGACATGAACCCGGTGGTGGGCGCAACCCTGCTGGTCGGCACCGTATATGTGCTGCTTAATCAGCTGGCTGACCTTCTCTATCGACTTTGGGACCCGCGCGTAAAATGA
- a CDS encoding ABC transporter permease, which translates to MIFFSRDWLLDDTPANRRQAVWGRRYRLWLSLRSNPLAMAGLLVIFLMLLLALFAPLLTPFDPGTQHLDNRLALPSWTHWLGTDELGRDVWTRIIYGGRTTLGMVIAVVLLTAPLGLLIGCIAGYAGGFVDKALMRLTDIFLAFPRLILALAFVAALKPGVESAVLAIALTAWPPYARLARAETLQFRNSDFIAASRLTGAAPLRIILRHIMPLCVPSLIVRVTLDMSSIIITAASLGFLGMGAQPPSPEWGTMIATARRFLFSEWWVPLMPCIAIFLTSLAFNFLGDGLRDVLDPKER; encoded by the coding sequence ATGATCTTTTTCTCTCGTGACTGGCTACTGGATGACACGCCAGCCAACCGCCGTCAGGCGGTGTGGGGCCGCCGCTATCGTCTGTGGCTCAGCCTGCGCAGTAACCCACTGGCAATGGCGGGGCTGCTGGTCATTTTCCTGATGTTACTGCTGGCGCTGTTTGCGCCGCTGCTGACACCGTTCGATCCCGGTACACAGCATCTGGATAACCGCCTTGCGCTACCGTCCTGGACACACTGGCTCGGCACCGATGAACTGGGGCGCGATGTCTGGACACGCATCATCTATGGCGGGCGCACCACGCTTGGCATGGTGATCGCGGTGGTGTTGCTGACCGCCCCGCTCGGCCTGTTAATTGGCTGTATCGCCGGGTATGCCGGAGGGTTTGTCGATAAGGCGCTGATGCGTCTGACCGATATCTTCCTCGCTTTCCCACGCCTGATTCTGGCGCTGGCGTTTGTTGCCGCGCTGAAACCGGGTGTCGAAAGCGCGGTGCTGGCGATTGCCCTCACCGCCTGGCCGCCCTATGCGCGTCTGGCCCGTGCTGAGACGTTGCAGTTCCGCAACAGCGATTTTATCGCCGCCAGCCGCCTGACCGGGGCCGCGCCATTGCGCATTATTCTGCGCCACATCATGCCACTGTGCGTACCCAGCCTGATTGTGCGCGTCACACTCGACATGAGCTCGATCATCATCACCGCCGCCAGCCTGGGTTTTCTCGGCATGGGTGCACAACCGCCTTCACCGGAATGGGGCACGATGATCGCCACCGCGCGCCGTTTTCTGTTTAGCGAATGGTGGGTGCCGCTGATGCCGTGTATCGCGATTTTCCTGACGTCGCTGGCGTTCAACTTTCTTGGTGACGGTCTGCGCGACGTGCTGGACCCGAAGGAGCGCTAA